One Benincasa hispida cultivar B227 chromosome 5, ASM972705v1, whole genome shotgun sequence genomic window carries:
- the LOC120078318 gene encoding amino acid transporter AVT3B-like — protein MGNERNAAVYSSAHSRKPPPPGENTPLLGGGRPRSSQAKTFANVFISIVGAGVLGLPYAFKRTGWVMSLMMLFSVAAVTYYCMMLLVYTRRKLVADGSSEINSFGDLGYSICGSSGRVIVDILIILAQTGFCVGYLVFIGNTLSTLFNSSPMALGSDFLGASPKILYIIGCLPFQLGLNSIKTLTHLAPLSIFADVVDLGAMGVVIVEDISVFLKNRPPVEAFGGLSVFFYGMGVAAYAFEGIAMILPLESEMKDRDQFGKILGSSMAFIAILYGGFGVLGYFAFGQETSDVITSNMGPGLLSAIVKLGLCINLFFTMPLMMNPAYEIIERRFSRGRYCVWLRWLLVVLATLMAMWVPNFTDFLSLVGSGLCCSLGFVLPAFFHLLVFKEEMGWKGWCLDLMIVVSGIVLGVAGTVSAVEQMYFAKETSSISA, from the coding sequence ATGGGGAACGAACGGAACGCCGCCGTGTACTCCTCCGCTCACAGCCGGAAGCCTCCTCCACCAGGAGAAAACACGCCGCTCCTCGGTGGCGGACGGCCTCGGTCCTCTCAAGCGAAGACGTTCGCCAACGTCTTCATCTCAATCGTCGGCGCCGGTGTTCTCGGCCTTCCTTACGCCTTCAAGCGCACCGGATGGGTCATGAGTCTCATGATGCTCTTCTCCGTCGCTGCCGTCACCTATTACTGCATGATGCTTCTCGTCTACACTCGTCGGAAGCTCGTCGCCGACGGTTCCTCCGAGATCAATTCATTTGGTGATTTAGGGTATTCAATCTGTGGTTCATCTGGCCGAGTGATCGTCGATATTCTAATTATTTTAGCCCAAACCGGCTTCTGCGTGGGATACTTAGTCTTCATCGGCAATACGTTGAGCACTTTGTTCAATTCATCCCCCATGGCTTTAGGCTCTGATTTTCTAGGAGCTTCCCCTAAAATATTATACATAATTGGCTGTTTACCCTTCCAATTGGGCTTGAATTCGATCAAAACCCTGACTCATTTGGCTCCATTGAGTATTTTTGCAGATGTGGTTGACCTAGGAGCTATGGGAGTAGTGATTGTTGAAGACATTTCTGTTTTCTTGAAGAATCGACCTCCAGTGGAGGCTTTTGGAGGTTTATCAGTGTTCTTCTACGGCATGGGAGTAGCTGCTTACGCTTTTGAAGGAATCGCAATGATTCTCCCTCTAGAATCAGAGATGAAAGACAGAGATCAATTTGGTAAGATCTTAGGATCTTCAATGGCGTTTATTGCTATTCTGTATGGTGGATTTGGGGTTCTGGGTTACTTTgcttttggacaagaaacaagTGATGTGATTACTTCAAACATGGGTCCTGGTTTATTAAGCGCCATTGTTAAACTGGGTCTCTGTATAAACTTATTCTTCACTATGCCATTGATGATGAATCCAGCTTATGAGATTATTGAGAGACGATTCTCAAGAGGAAGATACTGTGTTTGGCTAAGATGGTTATTGGTTGTATTAGCAACTTTAATGGCGATGTGGGTTCCTAATTTTACAGATTTCTTGTCTTTGGTTGGGAGTGGATTGTGCTGTTCATTAGGGTTTGTACTGCCTGCATTTTTTCATCTGCTTGTTTTCAAGGAAGAGATGGGATGGAAAGGTTGGTGTTTAGATTTAATGATTGTTGTTTCTGGGATTGTTCTTGGAGTTGCTGGGACTGTTAGTGCTGTTGAACAGATGTATTTTGCTAAAGAAACTTCTTCCATTTCAGCTTAG
- the LOC120077644 gene encoding epidermal growth factor receptor substrate 15-like 1 has protein sequence MASVQNPAPNVDLFDAYFRRADLDRDGRISGAEAVAFFQGSGLPKQVLAQIWALSDPRQIGFLGRAEFYNALRLVTVAQSKRELTPDIVKAALFSPAAAKIPAPQINFNTQPASQFNSTAAAPTPQSGIVAQTPSQSSGLDSQVPRNVTTNVPPVSSRESQSVRPPSATSNSALRSAQGFPGVGTVSGPPPTNSSISNDWVSERTSGVQGTPSQPPNRGVSPAGTQVGFGQSSAGLTASLPPRPQSAPGVTLAAPSPVESKVQGISGNGTAPGSYFGRDAFAATPIPSKQDVTADNKTSPLAAVPVSTVTQPIVRASSLDSLQSSFMKPPLANQAQRNQALGKPNQQGILQSASSGLPTGSQNSVSGQSQRPWPRMTQNDVQKYTKVFVEVDKDRDGKITGLEARNLFLSWRLPREVLKQVWDLSDQDNDSMLSVREFCIALYLLERHREGHILPAMLPSNIMFDFSSNGHPVTPAASNYSNAAWRPTAGYQQHQGVPGSGNLQGARTVGVRPPIPATASSVEGEPQTSQPKSKVPVLEKNLVSQLSTEEQNSLNSKFQEAADAEKKVEELEKEILESRQKIEYYRTKMQELVLYKSRCDNRLNEISERVSSDKREVESLAKKYEEKYKQSGDVASRLTVEEATFRDIQEKKMELYQAIVKMEQDGGADGVLQARADRIQSDIEELVKSLNERCKTYGLWAKPITLNELPFGWQPGIQVGAADWDEDWDKFEDEGFSVVKELTLDVQNVIAPPKQKSKSFQKGKLDSQNVTPAADDDTKEGDSAPNADTKREKHASMDETAVENGSAHDNKSEDGSAKSAPNSPFTAKSAPNSPFAPKSAPSSPFASSVIGSPKEYMDSNFGKAAGFDASPRDKDTLSDHGGAGSVFSGDKSYDEPAWGTFDTNDDMDSVWGFNAGGSTKTDSDVNRDNYFFDSGDLGLNPIRTDPFQAKRSTFAFDESVPSTPIFNSGNSPHNYHEGSEPSFDSFSRFDTSSVHDSGFFPPRDAFSRFDSMRSSRDFDQGPGFSSFGQFDTTHSSRDFDQSGPSSLTQFDSMRSSKDFDQGFPSLSRFDSTRSSRDFDQGFPSFSRFDSMRSSKDFDQGHGFPSFDDPDPFGSTGPFRASLDNQTPKKGSDNWSAF, from the exons ATGGCATCGGTGCAGAACCCAGCGCCGAACGTGGATCTCTTCGATGCATACTTTCGACGTGCCGATTTGGACCGCGATGGTCGAATTAGTGGCGCTGAAGCGGTTGCCTTCTTTCAAGGCTCCGGATTGCCCAAACAGGTTCTTGCTCAG ATTTGGGCGCTTTCGGACCCTAGACAGATTGGTTTCCTTGGTCGGGCGGAGTTTTATAATGCCCTTAGGCTGGTCACTGTAGCACAGAGCAAGAGGGAATTAACTCCTGATATTGTGAAAGCAGCATTGTTTAGCCCAGCTGCAGCTAAAATACCAGCACcacaaataaatttcaatacCCAGCCTGCATCTCAGTTCAATTCTACTGCCGCAGCACCTACACCTCAGAGTGGCATTGTTGCTCAAACGCCCTCCCAAAGTTCTGGATTGGATTCACAGGTTCCTCGAAATGTCACTACGAATGTTCCGCCGGTTTCTTCTAGGGAGAGTCAATCTGTAAGGCCTCCGTCAGCAACTTCAAATTCTGCTCTCCGTTCAGCACAGGGATTTCCAGGAGTAGGCACTGTTTCTGGGCCACCTCCGACGAATTCAAGCATCTCAAATGATTGGGTTAGTGAACGTACCAGTGGAGTTCAGGGGACACCCTCACAACCTCCTAATAGAGGAGTCAGTCCTGCTGGAACACAGGTTGGATTTGGGCAATCAAGTGCAGGACTAACAGCTTCTCTACCCCCAAGGCCTCAATCTGCTCCTGGAGTAACGTTGGCTGCACCATCACCTGTGGAGAGTAAAGTGCAAGGTATTTCTGGAAATGGGACTGCTCCTGGATCTTATTTTGGAAGAGACGCCTTTGCTGCAACCCCCATTCCCTCAAAACAAGATGTCACTGCTGACAATAAGACTTCCCCATTAGCCGCTGTTCCTGTATCTACTGTTACACAACCAATAGTTAGAGCAAGTTCCCTTGATTCTTTGCAAAGTTCATTTATGAAACCACCTCTTGCGAATCAGGCCCAACGGAACCAGGCACTTGGGAAGCCCAATCAACAGGGCATATTGCAATCTGCTTCCTCTGGATTACCAACAGGATCTCAGAACTCTGTTTCTGGACAGTCTCAGCGCCCTTGGCCTAGAATGACACAGAATGATGTGCAAAAGTATACTAAAGTTTTTGTTGAGGTAGATAaagatagagatggaaaaattacCGGTCTAGAAGCACGCAACTTGTTCTTGAGTTGGAGATTGCCAAGAG AGGTTTTAAAGCAAGTGTGGGACTTATCCGATCAAGATAATGATAGCATGCTTTCTGTCAGGGAGTTCTGTATTGCACTCTATTTATTGGAGCGGCATAGGGAAGGGCACATTCTTCCTGCTATGCTTCCTAGCAACATCATGTTTGATTTTTCCAGCAATGGTCATCCTGTGACTCCAGCTGCATCTAACTATAGCAATGCAGCTTGGAGACCCACAGCTG GTTACCAACAGCACCAAGGCGTTCCTGGGTCTGGTAATCTTCAGGGAGCTCGTACAGTTGGAGTACGTCCGCCTATACCTGCTACAGCCTCCTCAGTGGAGGGTGAGCCACAGACCAGTCAACCTAAATCAAAGGTGCCCGTGCTGGAGAAAAATCTTGTCAGTCAGCTTAGTACAGAGGAGCAGAACTCCCTCAACTCAAAGTTTCAAGAGGCAGCAGATGCTGAGAAAAAG GTTGAAGAATTGGAGAAAGAAATTTTGGAGTCCAGACAGAAAATAGAGTATTACCGAACTAAAATGCAGGAACTT GTTTTGTACAAGAGCAGATGTGACAATCGGCTGAATGAAATATCTGAAAGAGTGTCTTCAGATAAACGTGAG GTAGAGTCCCTTGCTAAGAAATATGAAGAGAAATACAAACAATCTGGTGATGTAGCCTCCAGATTAACCGTTGAAGAAGCTACATTCCGTGATATACAG GAAAAGAAGATGGAACTGTATCAGGCGATTGTAAAGATGGAACAAGATGGTGGTGCAGACGGTGTTCTTCAG GCTCGTGCTGATCGTATTCAGTCAGATATTGAAGAGTTAGTGAAATCTCTCAATGAACGCTGCAAGACTTATGGTTTATGGGCAAAACCAATAACTCTGAATGAACTTCCGTTTG gTTGGCAGCCTGGCATCCAAGTGGGAGCTGCTGATTGGGATGAAGATTGGGATAAATTTGAAGACGAAG gTTTCTCTGTTGTCAAGGAGCTCACTCTTGATGTGCAAAATGTAATTGCTCCTCCTAAGCAGAAATCTAAGTCATTTCAAAAGGGAAAACTTGACAGCCAAAACGTTACACCTGCAGCGGATGATGATACCAAGGAAGGAGATTCTGCACCAAATGCTGATACCAAGAGAGAGAAACATGCTAGCATGGATGAAACAGCTGTTGAAAATGGTTCCGCACATGATAATAAAAGTGAAGATGGGTCAGCCAAAAGTGCTCCTAACAGCCCCTTTACAGCCAAAAGTGCTCCAAACAGCCCCTTTGCACCCAAAAGTGCTCCTAGCAGCCCCTTTGCAAGTAGTGTTATTGGAAGTCCCAAGGAATATATGGATTCCAATTTTGGAAAGGCTGCTGGCTTTGATGCTTCACCCCGTGATAAGGACACTTTAAG TGATCACGGAGGTGCGGGATCTGTGTTTTCTGGTGACAAGAGCTATGACGAACCAGCATGGGGAACATTTGATACGAATGATGATATGGACTCTGTTTGGGGCTTTAACGCAGGAGGTTCCACCAAG ACCGACAGTGATGTAAACCGGGACAACTATTTTTTCGATTCTGGGGACTTGGGCTTGAATCCTATTAGAACAGATCCATTCCAGGCTAAGAGAAGCACATTTGCTTTTGATGAGTCTGTTCCTAGCACCCCAATCTTCAACTCGGGCAATTCGCCGCATAATTACCACGAGGGATCAGAACCAAGCTTTGACAGCTTCTCAAGGTTTGATACTTCCAGCGTGCACGACAGTGGTTTTTTCCCTCCACGTGATGCATTTTCACGGTTCGACTCAATGCGCAGCAGTAGAGATTTCGACCAGGGTCCTGGATTCTCGTCATTTGGTCAATTTGATACAACGCACAGCAGTAGAGACTTTGACCAAAGTGGACCTTCATCACTGACGCAATTCGATTCAATGCGCAGCAGTAAGGACTTTGATCAGGGATTCCCTTCATTGTCACGATTCGATTCGACACGCAGCAGCAGGGACTTTGACCAGGGATTCCCTTCATTTTCAAGATTCGATTCGATGCGCAGCAGCAAAGACTTTGATCAGGGTCATGGATTCCCATCATTTGATGATCCAGACCCTTTTGGATCGACAGGGCCGTTTAGGGCGTCCCTGGATAATCAAACTCCAAAGAAAGGATCGGATAATTGGAGTGCCTTTTAG